In Nitrospira sp., one genomic interval encodes:
- a CDS encoding adenylyl-sulfate kinase, with product MTQQDQKKPQESLNIVIVGHVDHGKSTLVGRLYADTGSLPVGKLEKVQAICRQQGKEFEYAFLFDAFLEEQEQGITIDTARTFFIWNGRQYIIIDAPGHKEFLKNMISGAARAEAALLLIDALEGVREQSKKHGYLLSLLGVRQFAVVVNKMDLVGYRQDVFDGIEKEYRDFLGQFKAVPQQMIPVSAKMGDNIVIRSPHMGWYKGPTVLETLSFFGKEQARAEQPLRFPLQDVYKFDARRILAGRITAGRLKVGDQLVFSPSNKTAVVQSIEGFNVDPPSSEVQAGQSVGITLDEQIFVERGEIASHRDSIPLVSTAIRVNLFWMGKRPLEKGRKYLLRLATREMACEVAAIHRIIDTADLAQLQESQSVARNQVAELTMRTKAPLAFDLSSSFESTGRFVLVDEYDIAGGGIITELVHDEQEGLREEARQREFAWLTGDVRAEDRAAQYGHRAAIVLFTGSAQTGKTFLARRVEALLVADSRHAYLLEGENLLQGLDADLSAADPSYGAERVRRYGEVARLLIDAGLIVVSTSKTFGINYHRMAEMIRTLVQPAPVIAVHMSKAEEEPPPNTDLHFVGPQDFDAAARQVIEELKRRGVLVQSTGAKTTIQYSI from the coding sequence ATGACACAGCAGGACCAGAAGAAACCTCAGGAAAGTCTCAACATCGTCATCGTCGGCCATGTGGACCATGGAAAGTCTACCTTGGTCGGCCGGCTCTACGCCGATACGGGGTCGCTTCCCGTGGGCAAGCTGGAAAAGGTGCAGGCCATCTGTCGTCAGCAAGGCAAGGAGTTCGAATACGCCTTTCTCTTCGACGCGTTTCTCGAGGAGCAGGAGCAGGGCATCACGATCGATACCGCCCGCACCTTCTTCATCTGGAACGGGCGCCAGTACATCATCATCGATGCGCCTGGACACAAGGAATTTCTGAAGAACATGATTTCAGGTGCCGCGCGGGCGGAGGCGGCCCTGCTGCTGATCGATGCTTTGGAAGGGGTGCGGGAGCAATCCAAGAAGCACGGGTACCTGCTGTCCCTGTTGGGCGTGCGGCAGTTTGCGGTCGTCGTGAACAAGATGGATTTGGTGGGGTATCGGCAGGACGTGTTCGACGGGATCGAGAAGGAATATCGGGACTTTCTCGGGCAGTTCAAGGCGGTGCCGCAACAGATGATTCCGGTCAGCGCCAAAATGGGCGACAATATCGTCATCCGCAGCCCGCACATGGGCTGGTACAAGGGGCCGACGGTGTTGGAGACGTTGTCGTTCTTCGGGAAGGAACAGGCACGAGCCGAGCAGCCGCTGCGGTTTCCCTTGCAGGACGTGTACAAATTCGACGCGCGCCGGATCTTGGCTGGCCGCATTACAGCGGGACGGCTGAAGGTCGGCGACCAGCTCGTGTTTTCGCCGTCGAACAAGACGGCGGTGGTGCAGTCCATCGAAGGGTTTAACGTCGATCCTCCCTCCAGCGAAGTGCAGGCCGGGCAATCGGTTGGAATCACGCTCGACGAGCAGATTTTCGTGGAGCGGGGAGAAATCGCGTCACACCGCGACTCCATTCCGCTCGTCTCGACGGCGATTCGCGTCAACCTGTTCTGGATGGGGAAGCGACCGCTGGAAAAGGGGCGAAAGTATCTGCTCCGCCTGGCCACGCGCGAGATGGCGTGTGAAGTGGCCGCCATCCACCGGATTATCGATACGGCGGATCTGGCTCAGCTTCAGGAGAGTCAGTCCGTGGCGAGAAATCAGGTGGCCGAACTGACCATGCGGACCAAGGCGCCGCTGGCCTTCGACCTGTCCTCGTCCTTCGAGTCGACCGGGCGGTTCGTGCTGGTTGATGAGTATGACATTGCCGGCGGCGGCATCATCACCGAGTTGGTGCATGATGAGCAGGAGGGGTTGCGCGAAGAGGCGCGGCAGCGCGAGTTCGCCTGGCTCACGGGCGACGTGCGGGCCGAGGATCGCGCCGCTCAATATGGCCACCGTGCCGCCATCGTGTTGTTCACCGGATCAGCTCAAACCGGAAAGACCTTCTTGGCTCGCCGGGTCGAGGCGCTGCTTGTGGCGGATAGCCGCCATGCCTACCTGCTGGAGGGAGAGAACTTGCTGCAGGGGCTGGATGCCGACCTGTCCGCCGCGGATCCCTCTTATGGAGCGGAACGGGTGCGGCGGTACGGCGAGGTTGCGCGCCTGTTGATCGATGCCGGGTTGATCGTCGTGTCTACCAGCAAAACTTTCGGGATCAACTATCACCGCATGGCCGAGATGATCCGCACGTTGGTGCAACCGGCGCCGGTCATTGCGGTGCATATGAGCAAGGCCGAAGAAGAGCCGCCGCCGAATACCGACCTGCACTTCGTCGGGCCGCAGGATTTTGACGC
- a CDS encoding sulfate adenylyltransferase subunit 2: MKHLRQLEDQSVYILREAYKHFDHLAMLWSMGKDSTVLLWLARKAFFGHVPFPLLHVDTSYKIPAMIEYRDRIAREWRLNLVVGQNKAALAAGMNHTLGRDVCCTALKTTAMKNLVEEKGYTGIILGVRADEDSTRAKERYFSPRDKHGDWDFRDQPPELWDQFKTTFPPGTHIRIHPLLDWTEINIWEYIKHENIPFMDLYLDKGDGTRYRSLGCAPCTTPIKSTAKTVDEIIEELRGTNIAERAGRAQDAGRGMEMLRKKGYM; encoded by the coding sequence ATGAAACATTTACGTCAGCTCGAAGATCAGAGCGTCTACATTCTTCGCGAAGCCTATAAGCATTTCGACCACCTCGCCATGCTGTGGTCGATGGGCAAGGATTCAACGGTGTTGTTGTGGCTGGCCAGAAAGGCCTTCTTCGGCCACGTCCCCTTTCCTCTCCTACACGTGGATACGAGCTACAAGATTCCGGCCATGATCGAATATCGGGACCGCATCGCCCGCGAGTGGCGCCTCAATCTGGTGGTCGGTCAAAACAAGGCGGCCCTCGCCGCGGGCATGAACCATACGCTTGGGCGGGATGTCTGTTGCACGGCCCTCAAGACCACGGCCATGAAAAACCTGGTCGAAGAAAAGGGCTACACCGGCATCATCCTCGGGGTCCGCGCGGATGAGGACAGCACGAGGGCGAAGGAGCGGTATTTTTCTCCGCGTGACAAGCACGGCGATTGGGATTTTCGCGATCAGCCGCCCGAGTTATGGGACCAGTTCAAAACGACCTTTCCGCCGGGTACGCACATTCGTATCCATCCGCTGCTGGATTGGACCGAAATCAACATCTGGGAATACATCAAGCACGAGAACATTCCGTTCATGGATCTGTATCTCGACAAGGGCGACGGCACGCGCTACCGCAGTTTGGGCTGCGCGCCCTGCACGACGCCCATCAAGTCCACCGCCAAGACCGTCGACGAGATCATCGAGGAACTCCGCGGAACCAACATTGCGGAGCGAGCCGGACGGGCGCAGGATGCGGGCCGCGGTATGGAGATGCTGCGGAAGAAGGGTTACATGTGA
- a CDS encoding phosphoadenylyl-sulfate reductase, which translates to MGPSDADLKSLSDSFEGKQPWEVLEYALKAYAGRIVLACSFGAEDVALVDMVHRIDPQAPLFYLDTDFLFPETLEVRDRIIDRYGLQPTQVIRMTSLLTPDQQAAQHGAALWAGNPDHCCQLRKIEPLTRVLGNYAAWITGIRRDQAPTRANAGMIEWDKKFGLVKINPLAAWTSDQVWMYIRLHEVPYNTLHDRNYPSIGCTHCTAPVLPGDDPRSGRWKNFGKTECGLHK; encoded by the coding sequence GTGGGCCCATCGGATGCGGACCTGAAATCGCTGAGCGATTCCTTTGAAGGAAAGCAACCGTGGGAGGTTCTGGAGTATGCGCTCAAGGCCTATGCCGGACGAATCGTGTTGGCCTGCAGCTTCGGCGCGGAGGATGTGGCGTTGGTCGACATGGTGCACCGTATCGATCCCCAAGCTCCGCTGTTTTACCTCGATACCGACTTCCTGTTCCCGGAGACGCTTGAGGTGCGCGACCGCATCATCGACCGGTATGGCTTGCAGCCGACGCAAGTCATTCGAATGACGTCGTTGTTGACCCCGGACCAACAGGCAGCCCAGCATGGCGCCGCGCTCTGGGCCGGCAACCCGGATCACTGTTGTCAGCTGAGGAAGATCGAGCCCCTGACGCGCGTGCTCGGGAACTACGCCGCCTGGATCACCGGCATCAGGCGGGACCAAGCTCCCACGCGGGCCAATGCCGGCATGATCGAGTGGGATAAGAAATTCGGATTGGTCAAGATCAACCCGCTGGCTGCGTGGACCAGCGACCAGGTGTGGATGTACATCCGACTGCACGAAGTGCCCTATAACACGTTGCACGACCGCAACTATCCGAGCATCGGCTGTACGCATTGTACGGCGCCCGTCCTACCGGGAGACGATCCGCGCTCCGGCCGGTGGAAAAATTTCGGCAAGACCGAGTGCGGGCTCCATAAGTAA
- the trpD gene encoding anthranilate phosphoribosyltransferase has translation MQHLLAKVAKGQKTSKDLTWEEAKQAMRLMIEGTATPAQVGAFLVAMRFKSESVTELAAFTAAARQYVPPVPVRSGLGVLDVPTYAGKRETFHALVPAAIIAVAAGAVVLLHGVDGPPDRRGVSSVLKPLGIPVDLTAKAVGAELERKGFAYLDLALYHPPVFRFLEMRQELGVRNVFHPVARLLNPARAQAQVIGLSHPPYFEKTVEALRMLSCPRALVIRGVEGDPELSIGNVTRLLELRDERITPYTFHPKEAGLTMATFREMAGFPPEQREREAEFIARLLANKVEGGQRDWVLLNAAMLLYVSGKGPSIAGSLTAARRALESGQAAAKLAELAATPSAEAGAASKIGLSA, from the coding sequence ATGCAGCATCTCCTCGCAAAAGTCGCCAAGGGGCAGAAAACATCCAAGGATCTCACCTGGGAGGAGGCCAAGCAGGCCATGCGTCTGATGATCGAAGGGACGGCGACCCCTGCGCAGGTCGGAGCCTTTCTCGTGGCCATGCGCTTCAAGAGCGAATCCGTGACGGAGCTGGCCGCCTTCACAGCGGCAGCGCGGCAATATGTGCCTCCGGTGCCGGTGCGCTCAGGGCTGGGTGTGCTGGACGTTCCGACCTACGCGGGCAAGCGCGAGACTTTCCATGCGCTCGTACCGGCGGCCATTATTGCGGTGGCGGCCGGCGCGGTAGTGTTGCTGCACGGCGTCGACGGTCCGCCGGATCGGCGCGGGGTGTCATCGGTGCTGAAGCCGCTCGGGATTCCCGTGGATCTGACGGCCAAGGCGGTCGGAGCCGAACTTGAGCGGAAGGGGTTCGCCTATCTGGACTTGGCGCTCTACCATCCGCCGGTCTTCCGATTCTTGGAGATGCGGCAGGAACTGGGCGTGCGGAATGTCTTTCACCCCGTGGCGCGCCTGCTGAATCCGGCTCGTGCCCAGGCGCAGGTCATCGGCCTCTCGCATCCTCCCTATTTTGAAAAGACGGTCGAAGCGTTGCGGATGCTGAGCTGTCCCCGTGCTCTGGTCATACGCGGCGTCGAGGGGGACCCGGAGCTGTCGATCGGCAACGTGACCAGGCTCTTGGAATTGAGAGACGAGCGGATTACCCCCTACACCTTCCATCCGAAGGAAGCGGGCCTGACGATGGCGACCTTCCGAGAGATGGCGGGATTTCCGCCGGAACAGCGGGAGCGAGAAGCGGAGTTCATTGCGCGTTTGCTGGCCAACAAGGTGGAGGGCGGTCAGCGCGATTGGGTGTTGCTCAATGCGGCCATGCTGCTCTATGTCTCAGGCAAGGGTCCGTCGATTGCGGGAAGTCTCACGGCGGCGCGCCGCGCTTTGGAATCGGGACAAGCCGCTGCCAAACTGGCGGAGCTGGCCGCGACCCCGTCGGCGGAAGCCGGGGCTGCGTCGAAAATCGGCCTGTCGGCCTAA